In Campylobacter sp. VBCF_01 NA2, one DNA window encodes the following:
- the dnaK gene encoding molecular chaperone DnaK, whose product MGKVIGIDLGTTNSCVSIFERGESKIIPNKEGKNTTPSVVAFTDKGEVLVGDSAKRQAVTNPEKTIYSIKRIMGLMMNEKNAQEAKKRLPYKIVDRNGACAVEIAGKVYTPQEISAKVLIKLKEDAEAFLGEPVVDAVITVPAYFNDSQRKATKEAGTIAGLNVLRIVNEPTAAALAYGLDKKEAEKIVVYDLGGGTFDVTVLETGDSVVEVLATGGNAFLGGDDFDNKVIDFLASEFQAENGIDLKNDVMAMQRLKEAAENAKKELSSAMETTVNLPFITADATGPKHLMKTITRAKFESMIDNLVDETIDTLKRVVSEAGLSMGDVKEVVMVGGSTRVPLVQEEVKKAFGKELNKSVNPDEVVAIGASVQGAVIKGDVKDVLLLDVTPLSLGIETLGNVMTKIIDKGTTIPTKKSQVFSTAEDNQSAVTINVLQGEREFARDNKSLGNFNLEGIMPAPRGVPQIEVEFNIDANGILTVTAKDKATGKATDIRITGSSGLSDEEIDKMVKDAELHKEEDKKRKESVDARNHADAIAHQTEKSLAEMGEKVPGELRANIESALNDLKEVLKNENATKDQIDAKVNALSKAAEDLYKAASANQNQGANSNNAKKDDDVIDAEVE is encoded by the coding sequence ATGGGAAAAGTCATTGGAATTGATTTAGGCACAACCAACTCTTGCGTTAGCATTTTTGAACGAGGCGAGAGCAAAATCATACCAAACAAAGAGGGTAAAAACACAACTCCGTCAGTTGTCGCATTTACCGACAAAGGCGAGGTTTTAGTCGGCGATAGCGCCAAACGCCAAGCCGTCACAAACCCTGAAAAAACAATTTATTCAATCAAAAGAATTATGGGTTTGATGATGAACGAGAAAAACGCGCAAGAGGCTAAAAAACGCCTTCCGTATAAAATCGTAGATCGCAACGGCGCGTGCGCGGTCGAAATCGCGGGCAAAGTCTATACCCCGCAAGAAATTTCAGCAAAAGTTTTAATCAAGCTAAAAGAGGACGCAGAGGCCTTCTTGGGCGAGCCTGTGGTCGATGCGGTCATCACTGTGCCTGCGTATTTCAACGATAGCCAAAGAAAAGCGACAAAAGAAGCTGGCACAATCGCAGGATTAAATGTCCTTCGTATCGTAAATGAGCCAACCGCGGCAGCTTTGGCGTATGGATTAGACAAAAAAGAAGCCGAAAAAATCGTAGTTTATGATTTGGGTGGCGGAACATTTGATGTCACCGTGCTAGAAACCGGCGATAGCGTGGTAGAAGTGCTAGCAACTGGCGGAAATGCTTTTCTTGGTGGCGATGACTTTGATAACAAAGTAATTGACTTTTTAGCAAGCGAATTCCAAGCAGAAAACGGAATCGACCTTAAAAATGATGTCATGGCTATGCAACGCCTAAAAGAAGCTGCTGAAAATGCCAAAAAAGAGCTTTCAAGCGCAATGGAAACAACTGTAAATTTACCATTTATCACAGCAGATGCCACAGGTCCTAAACACCTTATGAAAACCATAACTAGGGCTAAATTTGAGAGCATGATTGATAATCTAGTCGATGAAACAATCGATACTCTAAAACGCGTAGTTAGCGAAGCAGGACTTAGTATGGGTGATGTCAAAGAGGTCGTCATGGTCGGCGGCTCTACTCGCGTGCCACTTGTGCAAGAAGAGGTCAAAAAAGCATTTGGCAAAGAGCTAAATAAAAGCGTCAATCCTGACGAAGTCGTCGCAATCGGCGCAAGCGTGCAAGGTGCTGTTATCAAAGGCGATGTAAAAGATGTGCTTTTGCTTGATGTTACGCCACTTAGCCTTGGTATCGAAACGCTTGGCAATGTAATGACTAAAATCATCGACAAAGGCACTACAATCCCAACCAAAAAATCGCAAGTCTTCTCGACTGCCGAGGATAACCAATCAGCCGTTACGATTAATGTCTTGCAAGGTGAGAGAGAGTTTGCCAGAGATAACAAATCATTAGGAAATTTCAACCTAGAAGGCATTATGCCAGCCCCTCGCGGTGTGCCTCAAATCGAGGTTGAGTTTAACATCGACGCAAACGGAATTTTAACAGTTACCGCAAAAGACAAAGCCACAGGCAAGGCAACTGATATTCGCATTACTGGTTCAAGCGGTCTAAGCGACGAAGAAATCGACAAAATGGTTAAAGACGCCGAACTTCACAAAGAAGAGGACAAAAAGCGCAAAGAAAGCGTAGATGCTAGAAATCACGCTGACGCTATCGCTCACCAAACAGAAAAATCACTTGCTGAAATGGGCGAAAAAGTCCCAGGCGAGCTAAGAGCAAATATCGAAAGCGCACTAAATGATTTAAAAGAAGTTCTCAAAAACGAAAACGCGACAAAAGATCAAATTGACGCTAAGGTAAATGCCCTAAGCAAGGCGGCCGAGGATCTTTACAAGGCAGCCAGCGCGAACCAAAACCAAGGCGCAAATTCAAACAACGCTAAAAAAGACGATGATGTCATCGACGCAGAAGTCGAATAA
- the lptA gene encoding lipopolysaccharide transport periplasmic protein LptA translates to MVLHAGQKFIKLAIFSSLLACMSAFGAPELVEVTADNFFADEVKQISTLTGNVKIKKGSYDTLTSDKVTIYFDAKKQPTKYVATGNAKFKVLVNDKHYDGQGAVLTYTPGAETYTLEGNAHLHETETKKEVFGEQIVVNRTKGTYEVKSAPNGGAGKKPVRLIFQVEDQQK, encoded by the coding sequence ATGGTATTACACGCAGGACAAAAATTCATCAAATTAGCGATTTTTTCATCGCTTTTGGCTTGTATGAGCGCATTTGGCGCACCTGAGTTAGTCGAGGTTACGGCGGATAATTTTTTCGCTGACGAGGTCAAACAAATAAGCACCCTAACGGGCAATGTAAAGATAAAAAAAGGCTCTTATGATACGCTAACTTCGGATAAGGTTACGATTTATTTCGACGCCAAAAAGCAACCCACAAAATATGTCGCCACAGGAAATGCGAAATTTAAGGTGCTAGTAAATGACAAACACTACGACGGGCAGGGCGCAGTGCTGACATACACGCCGGGCGCTGAGACATACACGCTCGAAGGAAACGCGCATTTGCACGAAACTGAGACCAAAAAAGAGGTCTTTGGCGAGCAGATTGTGGTCAATCGCACCAAAGGCACCTATGAGGTCAAATCTGCGCCAAATGGCGGCGCTGGCAAAAAGCCTGTGAGATTAATCTTTCAAGTAGAAGATCAGCAAAAATGA
- the ppk2 gene encoding polyphosphate kinase 2 encodes MAEQTSDTQLKQIAYEGKKIKKMNKEFYESELVKFQIELLKLQRYVKDKGLKVLIIMEGRDAAGKGGTIKRLTEHLNPRGCRIVALEKPSNVEKTQWYFQRYVAHLPSAGEIVIFDRSWYNRAMVEPVMGFCTDAEHKEFLRQVPKFEEMLANSGIILFKFYFSVSKEEQQKRFEARRTDPLKQYKLSPVDAKSQELWEQYTLAKYSMLLASNTDIAPWIVLDSNDKKAARLNAFRCILARIDYDEKIDPSEFKVDVDLVRTGTEEIMLMENSLRNEGLEKLETLKKAQKAEKQVKLGTGKPKDKK; translated from the coding sequence ATGGCTGAACAAACAAGCGATACACAACTCAAACAAATCGCATACGAGGGCAAAAAAATCAAAAAAATGAACAAAGAATTTTACGAGAGCGAGCTTGTAAAATTTCAAATCGAGTTACTCAAACTTCAACGCTATGTCAAAGATAAAGGGCTAAAAGTCCTAATCATCATGGAAGGTCGCGACGCAGCGGGCAAAGGTGGCACAATCAAACGCCTAACCGAGCACCTAAACCCACGCGGTTGCCGTATAGTCGCACTCGAAAAGCCAAGCAATGTCGAAAAAACACAATGGTATTTCCAACGCTATGTCGCGCATTTGCCAAGTGCGGGCGAGATTGTGATTTTTGATAGAAGCTGGTATAACCGCGCTATGGTCGAGCCTGTAATGGGATTTTGCACCGATGCTGAACACAAAGAATTTTTACGACAAGTGCCGAAATTCGAGGAAATGCTAGCAAATTCTGGCATTATTTTGTTTAAATTTTATTTCTCAGTTTCAAAAGAGGAGCAACAAAAACGCTTCGAGGCGCGCCGCACAGACCCTCTTAAACAATACAAACTCTCCCCAGTAGATGCCAAATCGCAAGAGCTTTGGGAGCAATACACTTTGGCAAAATACTCAATGCTACTAGCCTCAAACACCGATATTGCGCCATGGATCGTGCTAGATAGTAATGACAAAAAAGCTGCAAGATTAAATGCGTTTCGCTGCATTTTAGCCAGAATTGATTATGATGAAAAAATCGATCCTAGCGAATTTAAAGTCGATGTGGATTTGGTCAGAACCGGCACAGAAGAAATCATGCTTATGGAAAATAGCCTTAGAAACGAGGGCTTGGAAAAACTAGAAACCCTAAAAAAAGCACAAAAAGCTGAAAAACAGGTAAAACTAGGCACAGGTAAGCCAAAAGATAAAAAATAA
- a CDS encoding HrcA family transcriptional regulator, translating to MKTNKRDLILDSIIEAYLDLNAPIGSSQLGGRMEVAIPASTIRVYFKKLSDEGAITQLHVSGGRIPTVATMQDYWRAKLDFSEILSLRDGDELEAILEDFDIYCMIFSAESECLTEVIKHDERFMILVFDKDEIILKFDNRIFELLSNLIGISLKDLEVASMQIGLRELNTKIRELKNSKIEFIANEVMAYKIFKDERFKILLNPSIAVNFDKNLIFAPYFEPGFMGIKCPVKFENKDATMICAGSVYEDYEKFFKFSKGVA from the coding sequence ATGAAAACAAACAAGCGTGATTTGATACTTGATTCTATCATCGAAGCCTATTTGGACCTCAACGCTCCGATTGGCTCGTCGCAGTTAGGCGGGCGCATGGAGGTCGCTATACCAGCCTCGACGATTAGGGTGTATTTCAAAAAACTCAGCGACGAGGGCGCAATCACGCAACTTCATGTCAGTGGCGGGCGAATCCCCACAGTAGCGACCATGCAAGATTACTGGCGCGCTAAGCTCGATTTTAGCGAGATTTTATCGCTAAGAGACGGCGATGAGCTAGAAGCAATCTTAGAGGATTTTGATATTTATTGTATGATTTTTAGCGCAGAAAGCGAGTGTTTGACCGAGGTCATAAAACACGATGAGCGTTTTATGATTTTGGTTTTCGACAAAGATGAGATTATTTTGAAATTTGATAACAGAATTTTCGAGCTTTTGTCGAATTTAATCGGAATTTCGCTCAAAGACTTAGAAGTTGCCTCTATGCAAATCGGTCTTAGGGAGCTAAACACCAAAATCCGCGAGCTGAAAAACTCAAAAATCGAGTTTATCGCAAACGAAGTCATGGCGTATAAAATTTTTAAAGATGAGAGATTTAAAATTTTGCTAAACCCCTCAATCGCCGTGAATTTTGACAAAAATTTAATCTTTGCGCCCTATTTCGAGCCCGGTTTTATGGGGATAAAATGCCCAGTAAAATTCGAAAACAAGGACGCTACGATGATTTGCGCTGGAAGTGTTTATGAGGATTATGAAAAATTTTTTAAATTTAGTAAAGGAGTAGCATGA
- a CDS encoding KdsC family phosphatase, translating to MIKIIFLDVDGSLTDGALYHAESGETMKRFDVKDGFGIQEWQRCGLYAAIITGKSSQIVANRAKELKIPFVFQGEKDKFGRASEILAELGLDFSEAAAIGDDLNDAKLLNAVGMSFKPSDALNSLNAHYTLNARGGHGAVREMIEILVDKNNMREIWNSKWL from the coding sequence ATGATAAAAATTATTTTTTTAGATGTCGATGGTTCGCTCACTGACGGCGCGCTGTATCACGCAGAGAGTGGCGAGACGATGAAGAGATTCGATGTCAAAGACGGCTTTGGGATCCAAGAGTGGCAAAGGTGCGGTCTTTACGCTGCCATAATCACGGGCAAAAGCTCGCAAATCGTGGCAAATAGGGCAAAGGAGCTTAAAATTCCTTTTGTTTTCCAGGGCGAAAAGGACAAATTCGGCAGAGCTAGCGAAATTTTAGCCGAACTCGGGCTCGATTTTAGCGAGGCTGCGGCGATTGGCGATGATTTAAACGACGCGAAACTGCTAAACGCCGTTGGTATGAGTTTCAAGCCAAGCGACGCGCTAAATTCGTTAAACGCCCATTATACGCTAAATGCGCGTGGCGGGCATGGAGCGGTGCGCGAGATGATTGAAATCTTAGTCGATAAAAACAATATGCGAGAGATTTGGAACTCTAAATGGTTATAA
- a CDS encoding nucleotide exchange factor GrpE — translation MSQKFDEKTQNSAGEFEEKEHKNCGAGCGCQSPLADDSDEFSEELQSECECESAQDDEITKLQNELSEITDKFYRASADFDNIKKRLEREKTTAVEYAAEKFAKDLLPIIDALEEAAKIDIEGNELADKIEEGVKQCINLFLSTFEKYGITPISIDEGYESESGKFYPIQLVEKEGAKTNDIVQVLQKGYLYKERILRPVMVILAK, via the coding sequence ATGAGCCAAAAATTTGACGAAAAAACGCAAAATTCAGCAGGTGAATTTGAGGAAAAAGAGCACAAAAACTGCGGCGCTGGCTGCGGCTGCCAAAGCCCGCTAGCTGACGACAGCGATGAATTTAGCGAAGAGTTACAAAGCGAGTGTGAGTGCGAAAGCGCGCAAGATGATGAAATCACTAAGCTACAAAACGAACTTAGCGAGATTACGGATAAATTTTACCGCGCTAGTGCTGATTTCGACAATATCAAAAAGCGTTTAGAGCGCGAAAAAACCACAGCCGTGGAGTATGCGGCGGAAAAATTTGCAAAAGATCTCTTGCCGATAATCGACGCACTCGAAGAAGCCGCGAAAATCGACATTGAGGGCAACGAACTAGCCGATAAAATCGAAGAAGGCGTGAAGCAATGTATAAATTTGTTTTTAAGCACATTTGAAAAATACGGCATTACGCCGATTTCGATCGATGAGGGCTACGAGAGCGAAAGCGGTAAATTTTACCCAATCCAACTCGTAGAAAAAGAGGGAGCCAAAACAAACGACATAGTCCAAGTTTTGCAAAAAGGTTACCTTTACAAAGAGCGAATTTTACGCCCTGTAATGGTTATTTTGGCGAAGTAA
- the lptC gene encoding LPS export ABC transporter periplasmic protein LptC, producing MVIKIFYVVIAIFSVAMVFLSVQTPYFEEMFKENLNVSNLEMQGVRDYQVGEKITGEFRAKNGIRYKDRDEFYEFGAVILDDINHTISSNLAVKKGDNIKFSGSAHYRNSDEIDYKSEQITYNLKNKIVRSDVPYTLTQGENKVTGEKISYDTKNKKTNSKGIHAWYYTQDKNSSN from the coding sequence ATGGTTATAAAAATTTTTTATGTCGTAATCGCAATTTTTAGCGTCGCTATGGTGTTTCTAAGCGTGCAAACTCCGTATTTCGAGGAGATGTTTAAGGAAAATTTAAATGTCTCAAATCTCGAAATGCAAGGCGTGAGAGATTATCAAGTGGGCGAGAAAATCACTGGCGAATTTAGAGCCAAAAACGGGATTCGCTACAAAGATCGCGATGAATTTTACGAATTTGGCGCTGTGATTTTAGATGATATAAATCACACAATTAGCTCAAATTTAGCCGTTAAAAAGGGCGATAATATCAAATTTAGCGGTTCGGCGCATTACCGCAACAGCGACGAAATAGATTACAAATCCGAGCAAATCACCTACAATCTCAAAAACAAAATCGTTCGCTCAGATGTGCCATACACCCTCACTCAGGGCGAAAACAAAGTAACTGGCGAAAAAATCAGTTACGATACAAAAAATAAAAAAACAAACTCAAAAGGAATTCACGCATGGTATTACACGCAGGACAAAAATTCATCAAATTAG
- a CDS encoding XRE family transcriptional regulator codes for MLETSDIFNILHNAVEAKNMGKKISHAVMAKKLGVSMRTYQDWRLGTTKPQAATAICQMLCELDSDEASFVLHKIKKLLGD; via the coding sequence ATGTTAGAAACGAGCGATATATTCAATATTTTGCATAATGCCGTCGAGGCAAAAAATATGGGCAAAAAGATTTCTCACGCTGTAATGGCGAAAAAGCTTGGCGTGTCGATGAGGACATACCAGGATTGGCGCCTTGGCACGACCAAACCGCAGGCAGCGACTGCGATTTGCCAAATGCTCTGCGAGCTTGATAGCGATGAGGCGTCTTTTGTGCTACATAAAATAAAAAAATTATTAGGAGATTGA
- a CDS encoding long-chain-fatty-acid--CoA ligase, with protein MTYKFENLYQNLSFYASEKSRHIAIYDEDMEISYAELKAKVDAIGAYLQNSGIRFGDRVAMYVQNGYEFFTIFLGITSIGAVAVPMNTFLKNEEIEYILDNSRSRMIFASTALSKELKSISAPDIRRIIWVKGKSDEPTPNSALPNAQTQGALSEHNVSFDTVLACKTKLEIAKSPTENDLSHIVYTSGTTGRPKGAMIRYKNILSNADKATPRYNVSGKDRFLVFLPMFHSFTLTATLILSLYNGASIIALKSVFPITNVLNTALKRKATVFLGIPSVYTMLGKAKLGWKFRWFNKLRVFMSGAAPLAQQTIDEFYKKFPKAHLIEGYGLSECSPIVSLNYYDKQKILSVGTPLDGYEVKIVNDETMEVARGEIGEIIVRGDCVMEGYLNIPPEETLTNGWIRTGDLAYMDDEGFIYIVDRIKDIIIAKGINVYPREVEEIIYKMPQVEACAVVGIRDEYADEEVVAFVQLKENQKLSEREIKTYLKNHLANYKIPKVVHFVPDLPRNATGKVLKRALKEQIAKEGEKA; from the coding sequence ATGACATATAAATTCGAAAATTTATACCAAAATTTAAGTTTCTATGCGAGCGAAAAATCTCGCCATATAGCGATTTATGACGAAGATATGGAGATTAGCTACGCAGAGCTTAAAGCCAAAGTCGATGCGATTGGCGCATATTTGCAAAATAGCGGAATTCGTTTCGGCGATAGAGTGGCTATGTATGTGCAAAACGGCTATGAGTTTTTCACCATTTTTCTAGGTATTACCTCAATCGGCGCGGTCGCTGTGCCTATGAATACCTTCCTTAAAAACGAGGAAATTGAGTATATTTTAGACAATTCGCGCTCTCGCATGATTTTCGCTTCAACTGCCCTTAGCAAGGAGCTTAAAAGCATTAGCGCACCAGATATCAGACGCATAATTTGGGTCAAGGGCAAAAGCGATGAGCCAACCCCAAACTCAGCCCTTCCAAACGCGCAAACACAAGGCGCACTTAGCGAGCACAATGTCAGCTTCGATACTGTGCTAGCCTGTAAAACCAAGCTAGAAATAGCGAAATCTCCGACCGAAAACGATCTAAGCCATATCGTCTATACCTCAGGCACGACAGGCAGGCCAAAGGGCGCTATGATTCGCTACAAAAACATACTCTCAAACGCCGATAAAGCCACACCTCGCTACAATGTGAGTGGAAAAGATAGATTTTTGGTATTTTTACCGATGTTTCATAGCTTCACGCTGACTGCGACGCTGATTTTATCGCTATACAACGGCGCGAGCATAATCGCTCTAAAATCAGTTTTCCCTATCACAAATGTCCTAAATACCGCCCTAAAACGCAAAGCAACGGTATTTTTGGGAATCCCGTCAGTTTATACAATGCTAGGCAAGGCAAAACTTGGCTGGAAATTCAGATGGTTTAATAAGCTTAGAGTATTTATGTCAGGTGCAGCCCCTCTTGCGCAACAAACAATCGACGAATTTTACAAAAAATTCCCAAAAGCCCACCTTATCGAGGGTTATGGACTTAGCGAGTGTTCGCCTATCGTATCGCTGAACTACTACGACAAACAAAAAATCCTAAGCGTAGGCACACCGCTTGATGGATACGAGGTCAAAATCGTAAATGATGAAACAATGGAAGTCGCTCGTGGCGAGATCGGCGAGATTATCGTGCGCGGGGATTGCGTCATGGAAGGCTACCTAAATATCCCGCCAGAAGAGACGCTGACAAACGGCTGGATTCGCACAGGGGATCTTGCGTATATGGACGATGAGGGATTTATCTATATCGTCGATCGTATCAAAGATATCATCATCGCCAAAGGCATAAATGTCTATCCGCGCGAGGTCGAGGAAATCATCTACAAAATGCCACAAGTAGAAGCCTGCGCGGTCGTGGGTATCAGAGATGAATACGCAGATGAGGAAGTCGTAGCCTTCGTGCAACTCAAAGAAAATCAAAAATTAAGCGAACGCGAAATCAAAACTTATCTGAAAAATCACCTAGCAAACTACAAAATTCCAAAGGTCGTGCATTTCGTGCCTGACCTGCCACGCAACGCCACTGGCAAGGTTCTAAAACGCGCATTAAAAGAGCAGATTGCAAAAGAAGGCGAAAAAGCATAA
- the dsbD gene encoding protein-disulfide reductase DsbD: MRILSFIFLFFITLFGEVIAPNEAFIVDTNTSESEISLNFRVADEIYIYKDEIKIFIDNAEVSALLNLPEPKEYKNHQIYDGNFSIALPMGLVLANAKDNKNFQILVKFLGCTVGGFCYEPQNRGFALNKSGKSYEISALKNPGAGISGQNLEQNSPAQNSGNFGSNLSQSQILEIFENKSFFMTLILFFGFGVLLSLTPCIYPLIPILSSIIVAKTASKPSVKLSLIVSVIYVLGMASSYAVLGAGVAVLGENLQGILQNKIALIITAAIFVALAFSLFGVYEIRLPGRLQNFLSAKSDARSGFVGVFLMGAISSLMVSPCISAPLSAALIYIANSANIALGASALFALGLGSGVLLIIIGLGGALPRPGEWMEVVPKIFGFLLLFMAVWIVRFIIGENLALLFYAILCALMAGVLGLFDARANALKRALALLTLVYSVLLLIGFASGARDFTKPLSEISAQKGVAAQKGVMTQSAKNGERFIFVRDLGELREMIKGSQKPVIVDFWAQWCKNCEESEAAFGDESLAEILSNFTLAKVDLTQNSPQMSEIKKEFGIMGPPAILFFKNGSELENLRQIGSLNSAKLAQILLQI, translated from the coding sequence ATGAGAATTTTATCTTTTATTTTTCTGTTTTTTATCACGCTTTTTGGCGAAGTAATCGCACCAAATGAGGCCTTCATCGTCGATACAAACACAAGCGAAAGCGAAATTAGCTTAAATTTTCGCGTCGCAGATGAGATTTATATTTATAAAGACGAGATTAAAATTTTTATTGATAATGCCGAAGTTAGCGCACTTTTAAATTTACCAGAGCCAAAAGAGTATAAAAATCACCAAATTTATGACGGAAATTTCAGCATTGCCCTGCCTATGGGGCTAGTGCTTGCAAACGCAAAAGATAACAAAAATTTTCAAATTTTAGTGAAATTTCTTGGTTGCACTGTGGGTGGGTTTTGCTACGAGCCACAAAACAGAGGCTTTGCGCTAAATAAAAGTGGCAAGAGTTATGAAATTTCGGCGTTGAAAAATCCCGGCGCAGGTATTTCGGGGCAAAATTTAGAGCAAAATTCGCCTGCGCAAAATTCGGGGAATTTTGGCTCAAATTTAAGCCAATCGCAAATTTTAGAAATTTTTGAAAACAAAAGCTTTTTTATGACCTTGATTTTATTCTTTGGTTTTGGCGTTTTGCTCTCTTTGACACCTTGCATTTATCCGCTCATACCGATACTCTCGTCGATTATCGTGGCTAAAACAGCTAGCAAGCCAAGCGTGAAATTAAGCCTGATTGTAAGCGTGATTTATGTGCTTGGCATGGCGAGTTCGTATGCGGTTTTGGGCGCTGGGGTGGCGGTTTTGGGCGAAAATTTGCAAGGTATTTTGCAAAATAAAATCGCCCTAATCATCACGGCAGCCATTTTTGTGGCTTTGGCGTTTTCACTTTTTGGGGTTTATGAGATTAGGCTTCCTGGCAGATTGCAAAATTTCCTAAGTGCTAAAAGCGACGCGAGAAGCGGATTTGTGGGTGTGTTTTTAATGGGGGCGATTTCATCACTTATGGTTAGCCCTTGCATTTCAGCCCCGCTAAGTGCTGCGCTAATATACATCGCAAATAGCGCAAATATAGCCCTTGGAGCCAGTGCGCTTTTTGCTTTGGGGCTTGGAAGCGGGGTTTTGCTCATTATAATCGGGCTTGGAGGCGCGCTGCCGCGTCCAGGCGAGTGGATGGAAGTGGTGCCAAAAATCTTTGGATTTTTGCTTTTGTTTATGGCGGTTTGGATAGTGCGCTTCATAATCGGCGAAAATTTAGCACTGCTATTTTACGCGATTTTGTGCGCGTTAATGGCTGGGGTTTTGGGATTGTTTGATGCGCGCGCAAACGCACTAAAACGCGCACTCGCGCTTTTAACGCTAGTTTATAGCGTGCTTTTGCTAATCGGATTTGCAAGCGGGGCGAGGGATTTTACCAAGCCACTTAGCGAAATTTCGGCACAAAAGGGCGTAGCTGCGCAAAAAGGCGTTATGACGCAAAGTGCGAAAAATGGGGAAAGATTTATTTTCGTGCGAGATTTGGGTGAGTTACGCGAGATGATTAAAGGCTCGCAAAAGCCCGTGATTGTGGATTTTTGGGCGCAGTGGTGCAAAAACTGCGAAGAGAGTGAGGCGGCGTTTGGCGATGAGAGTTTGGCTGAAATTTTGTCAAATTTCACGCTTGCTAAGGTTGATTTGACCCAAAACAGCCCCCAAATGAGCGAGATTAAAAAAGAATTTGGCATTATGGGGCCTCCTGCGATTTTGTTTTTTAAAAACGGCAGTGAGTTAGAAAACCTGCGCCAAATCGGCTCGCTAAATTCAGCGAAACTAGCGCAAATTTTATTGCAGATTTGA